Proteins from a single region of Rhipicephalus sanguineus isolate Rsan-2018 unplaced genomic scaffold, BIME_Rsan_1.4 Seq825, whole genome shotgun sequence:
- the LOC119378404 gene encoding electron transfer flavoprotein regulatory factor 1 isoform X2, which produces MASVRGQVVQLYKNLLHLGRDYPKGYDYFRSRLKAAFLKNRDVKDPEQLTMLLARGQYIIKELEALYMLKKYRTLKKRYYTDTP; this is translated from the exons ATGGCATCCGTGCGGGGCCAAGTTGTCCAGCTGTACAAAAAT CTGCTGCACCTTGGGCGTGACTACCCAAAGGGCTATGACTACTTTCGGAGTCGACTGAAGGCTGCCTTCCTCAAGAACCGCGATGTCAAAGACCCTGAGCAGTTGACCATGCTGCTTGCCAGAGGACAGTACATCATCAAGGAGCTCGAGGCACTCTACATGCTCAAGAAATACCGTACCCTCAAGAAGCGCTACTACACAGACACTCCTTAA